Part of the Erwinia amylovora genome is shown below.
CTGCTGCTTGTTAGATAATAATAAGGCTAAAAATGATTCCAAACTCCGCTCTGCCACCAATCCCCCCCCGTTCTGAAAAATATTTTGAGCTTGCATCTGTTAATCAATCATCAAGATCTCCGGTTCTCTCTCAGGTGGAGGTAGCAAAGAACACTTCCGAAAATTTAATGAAATCGCCAGCGTTGACATCAACGTCCGAGAGGGAGTTTTTAGAAAAAAGACTGGAAGAAGTAAAAGAGGAGATGCGACCGGTTGCAAACGATCCCCGTTATTTTGCCCAAAATAATAATAAGATAAATCGTTTCAATGATGTATTAGCATTAAATGAAACCCGGGTAGGTGAAGATCTCAATGCTAATAAAATTAAGATCGGAGGTAAATACTGTGCTATTGCCGGTCAATACCCCCTGGAAGGGCAGTTAGTAAATTATTTCAAAATGATAGTAGCAGAAAAATGTGCGGGGATTGTTGTTTTAGCCTCGGAAGATGAAATCAAAGACCCGATGAATAAAATGCCGAACTACTTTGGCATTGCAGGGGACTATAATGAAGGAGTTACCACTTCATCTGAAAAAATTGACACCCAACAACTACGCGATAATTCAACGATGCACATTTATGAGCTGGTTATAAAGGGTTGTGGCGACGATTACCCTGTTAAAGTGTTTCATGTTCTCAAATGGCCAGACCATGGGACTTTAAGCCCTGAGGCAATCCTGGAAGCTAATGGCCTTGTCAGGAAAATGCAAAATGAAGGGCTACCGTTTGTACACTGCCGTGCGGGGGTGGGACGCACCGGGGTGTTTATTGCTACTACAGCCCTGCAAAACGATATAAGCGTGCAAGAAATTGTTGAGGATATGCGTAGAAGCCGCAATGGGTCAATGGTTCAGAACAGTGAGCAGCTGGAGTGTTTCGTAAAAATTGCTCTATCACTAGGGCGAAATCTGATCACATCATTACCAACAGAAGAATCAGGAGCATTTGAACAGAAAGGAACGGGCAAGAGCGAAGAAGTACCCCCTCCACTACTTCCCCGTAGAGATGCGAAAGCACCTGCACCACTGGCTGAAGACCTGATCACTGAAAGAACAATTTCTGCTGGCCAGAAAAAAATCTTTAGGATCCGCAACCTCCCTTCACAGGACAATGTGGAAAGTAAAGTGCAAAGAATTTTCGATAACCGCACTCCCGTTCTTACTGTTTTGACAGCATTGAATGAATTTAGCCCGGTACAGTTAAAAGAAAGTGCGGCTGGATTTTTCACCCAGGAACATGAATATCCATCAGGACTTAAGACCCGATCTGTGGAAACCGCAAAGATCCAATTTGGGGAGTTAAAGGCTGTTGCTTATTCGATGAGCATTTCTGATGATAAGGTTAAAATCAATGTGCCAGTGGTTCATATTTACAACTGGCCTGTCACTGGCAGACCGAGTAAAAATGTTATCTATAATATTGTGGCTTATCTGATTAAACTTCGGAATAAAAGTGTGGATGCTTATCAAAATAAAGGAAGTAGAGCTGTTAAGGATCCTGATAAATTAGTGCCGATAATATGTCGCCCTGAAGGGGCACACCGTGCAGGATATTTTATTGATGCCTTTACAGCGCTGAGCTAGAGCAGGGTTATCTATCATGAGTTGATTTTAGCGGATATGCAGAAAATTACGCTGAAGATGGGTAATAAAATCAGCCAGGCAGATCTTTTCATTCTTATACATCCCGATTACGCGGAGTGATTGGTACCATTCAATATGGTGGGTGAAATACATCTGACCCGTCATAAAGCAGAACTTAACAGGGTTAATCATGCACATAAAACATTTACACATCTATATTAATGCTCATGTATTCAGAAGCCCGCAAGCTGCGGTGAAACTGGCGGAAAAATACAATACTGAAAAAAACTTGAACTTTGCTGGTAAGCTGTTGAGTGCAGTACAGGCACGTCCGGATTTGGTACTGGATATGGGGCCTCGTTTTAATCGTCTGGGTCATGATGATGCAAGTCATGCAAAAGCGTGTGAGAATCTTAAAAACAAGCTTGAAAGTGTAAAAATTGCTTGAAAAATCAGCAAGCAACTGCGTGTGTCAATCCGCCCGGCAAACGCCCCGTGTAACGGACTCTCAACGAAACACAGGCAACATCAGGATCATTCAGCAGAGATAAAGGCTGCATCGCAAAACCTGCAACTAACCGGGGAAGGTGAGTTTAATCGCCGTGTCATGCTCTGGTCGCGCTCAGATAGCGGCCAGTGCTAAACTTTGGGCCTCATTGAGCCGCTTTGTGAAAGAGCAAGCTCAATAACGATTCGGCCACTGTCTTATCACGGCAGTGGCTGCTGTTGTTCTC
Proteins encoded:
- a CDS encoding protein-tyrosine phosphatase family protein yields the protein MIPNSALPPIPPRSEKYFELASVNQSSRSPVLSQVEVAKNTSENLMKSPALTSTSEREFLEKRLEEVKEEMRPVANDPRYFAQNNNKINRFNDVLALNETRVGEDLNANKIKIGGKYCAIAGQYPLEGQLVNYFKMIVAEKCAGIVVLASEDEIKDPMNKMPNYFGIAGDYNEGVTTSSEKIDTQQLRDNSTMHIYELVIKGCGDDYPVKVFHVLKWPDHGTLSPEAILEANGLVRKMQNEGLPFVHCRAGVGRTGVFIATTALQNDISVQEIVEDMRRSRNGSMVQNSEQLECFVKIALSLGRNLITSLPTEESGAFEQKGTGKSEEVPPPLLPRRDAKAPAPLAEDLITERTISAGQKKIFRIRNLPSQDNVESKVQRIFDNRTPVLTVLTALNEFSPVQLKESAAGFFTQEHEYPSGLKTRSVETAKIQFGELKAVAYSMSISDDKVKINVPVVHIYNWPVTGRPSKNVIYNIVAYLIKLRNKSVDAYQNKGSRAVKDPDKLVPIICRPEGAHRAGYFIDAFTALS